One genomic segment of Carassius auratus strain Wakin unplaced genomic scaffold, ASM336829v1 scaf_tig00012976, whole genome shotgun sequence includes these proteins:
- the LOC113073842 gene encoding scavenger receptor cysteine-rich type 1 protein M130-like — MIIRGLTGLERHEGLNVALRGSDSPCKGRLEVYHGVKEQWGLVCHYGWRKENGEVVCKSIGCGDHTRSDVEMTLYKDPPLPQQYWMDQVKCTSGEESLWKCLYVGISNNEECDGSFVAVECSGEVKLSLNLNGQRDVCAGVVEFSTANGIIGVCNDEWSNKICRELGCGDLHYSPKPGMFKGQQSKRNVFLKCVGDEKFSWQCMERSDCRERASVICSNHRRFSLRDGSDACSGWVEEKTVKQKSWNPVQPANVKPEVICPQLNCGSTGNFTKGTNILTCSDRVKLQNFTADCFGDVSIAVNGIKYEVCYSDQDSIESRKKMGAMVCRELGCGSLDVRLSDGLGRCSGRVEVKWEGSWRPIGSERNTMNSDVVCKHLNCDASSKINRQLFTEGEKGRLQWLWDVSCRSSSAKLHECFENTGLRTPSLEEKNKEIICQKEELKFFEGDSPCKGKVRIKQFYDKAVWLPATPEKANDTCKAMQCGTLVSFEKSQTTDAKVKCSGSKTLALENSLGEKCWGMVKVCGDGKCGGVCSNNWRTDEDSKMISWKRLLLYNKEGECSGPVYGLRDNGKTPTPVSISGWGNEEGQKLCEYLQCGKHIPHISNYTNTNTKEWWNNTYNCSGKENIWECESNDQPVQNQQQLNIKCDHKPPKIRLSNNCTGKVLIDEEHVCASRWDAGMSNKLCDSLNCGKALYSWTTESREKNTWHFSCTGNETLMWQCGSRKDSCENILSVACKDSVEFNSTEKCGGKLVIKYQGRWEYVCGKLTPNDNKKFCDVLKCNDSRELLEEQIIEKEIKVKINCPETHYNIFQCMHHLNNDKCSHGPAEIKCGDPSENTPTEGYTQKTEDNTPKTAGYTPNPADNTPKGGNSSVGLILGLSGAVLGLLILFLMWRNRKRLLLALRYYRSKKGKDVNPDVNEMDKMDTEDKGFSEGKAAFFDNDDYEDVDSLMDKSGEEDEDDRKRDSSGTEYDDIEGQANGISPSQTHHDEDLDIPLLPKRPENILDQDTYEVETEKQKDCDDVISVEATANENAGMTGTQAQVDVDVDEGADSDLDAGLFANADADMLTTEVEVHAQAE, encoded by the exons GTCTCAATGTGGCTTTGCGCGGATCTGACAGCCCTTGTAAAGGCCGGCTGGAGGTGTATCATGGCGTTAAGGAGCAGTGGGGCTTGGTGTGTCATTACGGGTGGAGAAAGGAAAATGGAGAGGTTGTGTGTAAATCAATAGGGTGTGGGGATCATACACGCTCTGATGTAGAAATGACCCTCTACAAAGATCCACCTCTGCCCCAACAATACTGGATGGATCAAGTGAAATGCACATCTGGAGAAGAGAGCCTTTGGAAATGCCTTTATGTTGGCATCAGTAACAATGAGGAGTGTGATGGTAGTTTTGTTGCTGTTGAATGCTCTG GAGAAGTTAAACTGAGTTTGAATCTGAATGGACAGCGTGATGTATGTGCTGGTGTGGTGGAGTTCTCTACAGCCAACGGCATCATTGGGGTCTGTAATGATGAGTGGT caaacaaGATATGTCGGGAGCTTGGTTGTGGAGATCTTCATTACAGTCCCAAGCCTGGAATGTTCAAAGGACAACAGAGCAAAcgaaatgtatttcttaaatgtGTTGGCGATGAGAAGTTCTCTTGGCAGTGTATGGAGAGGTCAGACTGCCGGGAGCGAGCCAGTGTGATCTGCAGCA ATCACAGGAGGTTCAGTCTACGAGATGGCAGCGATGCTTGCTCTGGGTGGGTGGAAGAGAAAACTGTCAAACAAAAATCATGGAATCCTGTTCAGCCGGCAAATGTGAAGCCTGAAGTCATCTGTCCACAACTGAACTGTGGTTCCACTGGAAACTTTACAAAAGGAACTAACATACTGACGTGCTCAG ATCGCGTGAAACTCCAGAATTTCACAGCAGATTGTTTTGGAGATGTTTCCATTGCTGTGAATGGTATTAAATATGAAGTGTGCTACAGTGATCAGGATTCGATTGAGTCCCGTAAAAAGATGGGGGCTATGGTCTGTCGAGAGCTTGGCTGTG GCAGCTTGGATGTGCGTTTGAGTGACGGTCTGGGTCGCTGTTCTGGACGTGTAGAGGTGAAATGGGAAGGCTCATGGAGGCCCATTGGCTCTGAAAGGAACACTATGAATTCAGACGTGGTGTGTAAACATCTAAACTGTGATGCATCCTCAAAAATAAATAGACAACTTTTCACTGAAGGAGAAAAGGGGCGACTGCAATGGCTGTGGGATGTCAGCTGTAGAAGCTCTTCAGCAAAGCTCCATGAGTGTTTCGAGAATACTGGCTTGCGGACACCAAGTCTAGaggagaaaaacaaagaaatcatTTGCCAAA AGGAAGAACTGAAGTTCTTTGAAGGCGATTCTCCATGCAAGGGAAAAGTGCGCATCAAGCAATTTTATGATAAGGCTGTCTGGCTGCCTGCAACACCAGAAAAAGCCAATGACACATGCAAAGCAATGCAGTGTGGAACTCTGGTCTCCTTTGAGAAAAGCCAAACCACAGATGCCAAAGTCAAATGTTCAG GGTCAAAGACTCTTGCACTTGAAAACTCGCTTGGAGAAAAATGCTGGGGAATGGTGAAGGTCTGCGGAGATGGCAAGTGTGGAGGGGTTTGCAGCAACAATTGGAGAACAGATGAAGACTCCAAAATGATCT CATGGAAACGATTGCTCCTCTATAATAAGGAAGGAGAATGCAGTGGTCCAGTATATGGTCTGCGAGATAATGGGAAAACACCCACTCCAGTCAGCATAAGTGGATGGGGCAACGAGGAAGGACAAAAGCTGTGCGAGTATCTACAGTGTGGAAAACACATACCACACATCTCtaattacacaaacacaaacacaaaagagtgGTGGAACAATACCTATAATTGCTCAGGGAAAGAGAATATTTGGGAATGCGAGAGCAATGATCAGCCCGTCCAGAATCAACAGCAGTTAAACATCAAGTGTGACC ATAAACCTCCAAAAATTAGGCTCTCAAACAACTGCACAGGCAAGGTGCTCATAGATGAAGAGCATGTTTGTGCATCCCGGTGGGATGCTGGGATGTCCAACAAGTTATGTGACAGCCTCAATTGTGGTAAGGCACTCTACAGCTGGACCACAGAGTccagagaaaaaaatacttggcatTTCAGCTGCACAGGCAACGAGACATTGATGTGGCAGTGTGGCTCTAGAAAAGACAGCTGTGAGAACATCCTCTCTGTGGCCTGCAAAG ATAGTGTTGAATTCAACTCTACTGAGAAGTGTGGTGGGAAGCTTGTGATCAAGTATCAAGGGCGATGGGAATATGTCTGTGGAAAACTGACTCCGAATGATAACAAGAAGTTTTGTGATGTGCTTAAGTGCAATGATAGCCGAGAATTGCTGGAAGAACAGATaatagaaaaagaaataaaggttAAAATTAATTGCCCAGAAACCCATTACAACATTTTTCAGTGCATGCACCATCTCAATAACGATAAATGCAGTCATGGACCTGCTGAAATCAAATGTg gtgatccttcagaaaatacTCCAACTGAAGGTTATACTCAAAAAACTGAAGATAATACTCCAAAAACTGCAGGTTATACTCCAAACCCTGCAGATAATACTCCAAAAGGAGGTAATTCTTCGGTGGGTCTGATATTGGGTCTGTCGGGAGCTGTGCTGGGGTTgctgattttgtttttaatgtggaGAAATCGGAAACGTCTACTTTTAGCCT TAAGATATTACAGAAGTAAAAAGGGCAAAGACGTCAACCCGGATGTGAATGAAATGGATAAGATGGATACAGAGGACAAAG gtttttctgAAGGAAAGGCAGCATTTTTTGATAATGATGACTACGAGGATGTGGATTCTCTCATGGACAAGTCAG gagaggaggatgaagatgacaGAAAGAGGGATTCTTCTGGGACAGAATATGATGACATTGAGGGACAAGCCAATGGAATCTCTCCTTCCCAAACCCACCATGATGAAGACCTCGACATCCCTCTCCTTCCCAAGAGACCCGAGAACATTCTTG ATCAGGACACCTATGAAGtggagacagagaaacagaaggACTGTGATGATGTCATATCTGTCGAGGCTACAGCCAATGAAAATGCAGGGATGACAGGCACACAAGCACAGGTAGATGTAGACGTGGATGAAGGTGCAGATTCAGATTTAGATGCAGGTCTATTTGCAAATGCTGATGCAGATATGTTGACCACAGAGGTAGAAGTTCACGCTCAAGCAGAGTAA